The genomic window AAGCCAATGGGCTTTGGATTCAGATGTGCCTAAACTGGAATCCTGGAGTCTTTGCATGCTAGCTGTGACCTCAGGCAGGCTGCTTAACCTCtaaatttcagtttcctcattagtaAAGTTGTGGAGGGGGTCAAACTACCTAGGCCCAACGAGGTAGCTTTGAGGGTTATATGTGCATGTAAGTAACTTAGCACATTACCTAACATGGGGCAGGCATGTGTCAACAGGATTTCTTCTCATGACTGTCATGGGGTTCCTTGTTTAAATTCTCCCCTTCATACTATGTGGTGCTAATGGACATTGTCCCTACAGAACGGCTTAGCATCCTGCTTTTCAAACTAAGCGCTGACCCCAGGCTTCCAGAGGGAGGGTGTTTCAGAAGCTGAAAGAGAGACCTTAGCACCTCTGCTTCAACTCCAGCAGTTTTTCAGGGTCTGTTTTTAGTTTTGCATAATGGGGTTTCAGATCTCCCATGACAAAAGGCCCCTGCTGCTAAAACCAAGTTTGAAAGTGCCTGGTTTTGAAGCTGGTGGGGCCCTCTGTGAATCTAGTTGGAAGTGAAGGCGACTCTAGTGGAAAAGGGACACAGGTGTGAATGAGAATGAGGGAAGGCAGAGGCCAGGAGCTGGTTAGTGGGGGAAGGCTGAGAGCTCAGCACTCACTGCTTTATTATCACAATAGGTGACAAAGGCCGCAGGGAGAAGGGAAAAAGTCCAGAGCTGTGGAGAAAGAAGGGGCTCCCTGTCTCCAGGGTTTGTTTAAGGTTTTCTCCATGGCCTAGGGCCCAGCCACTTCCCTCACTGGCCTCAAAGCCCTGGAGTTGAGCCCTCTAGGCAGTCAAGGGCAGGCAGGAGATGGGCCAGAGAGGGGAGAATGTGTTCTTTAGGTACAGAATCCCTGACCATGGGGTCCAGTCCCTGTGGGCCAGCCACCAGGAAGCTGTGCATGCCCACAGACCGAGGCCCCTGGTAATCGCAGAGGTAATTATCCCCAACATGGGCTGCCACTACCGGTTCCATATGAGCAAGCCGCAAGGCCTCCTGGAAAATGCGGGGGTCCGGCTTGGGCCAGCCAGCAGCCTCAGAGGTCAGCACGAAGTCAAAGTGTTCACGCAGGCCAAGGCCCTCCAGGATGCCCTCTAGCCGTTGGTCAAAGTTGGAGATCACTGCCAACCTCAGACCCCGTGTGCGGCACTCCCTCAGGGTGTCCTCAGCCCCATCCAACACCTGCCAGGTGCACGGGCG from Pongo abelii isolate AG06213 chromosome 13, NHGRI_mPonAbe1-v2.0_pri, whole genome shotgun sequence includes these protein-coding regions:
- the HDHD3 gene encoding haloacid dehalogenase-like hydrolase domain-containing protein 3, yielding MAHRLQIRLLTWDVKDTLLRLRHPLGEEYATKARAHGLEVEPSALEQGFRQAYRAQSHSFPNYGLSHGLTSRQWWLDVVLQTFHLAGVQDAQAVAPITEQLYKDFSRPCTWQVLDGAEDTLRECRTRGLRLAVISNFDQRLEGILEGLGLREHFDFVLTSEAAGWPKPDPRIFQEALRLAHMEPVVAAHVGDNYLCDYQGPRSVGMHSFLVAGPQGLDPMVRDSVPKEHILPSLAHLLPALDCLEGSTPGL